In Vicia villosa cultivar HV-30 ecotype Madison, WI unplaced genomic scaffold, Vvil1.0 ctg.000418F_1_1, whole genome shotgun sequence, the DNA window ATTTTGCTTAAGAGAAGTAAAGATTGGGATTGGTTTATTAATCTTAGTGCTTCCGATTATCCTCTCGTCACTCAAGATGGTTTGTTTCTCAATCTTGTATCATTGTTTTTGTATTTGTAATTTTGTTCTGATTCAAACTTGTTGAGGTTGCGATTTTTTCTGCAGATctgttatattctttctcaaatttaGATAGAAGCCTTAACTTCATCGATCATACAAGTCGGTTAGGATGGAAACTGTAAGTTTTTTCTGCTACCACTCTCTATGATGACATATGAAGCCTGAATGTGTCTATAATGATGAATTGGACTATATCGTGCAGGGATAAACGAGCGATGCCGTTAATAATTGATCCGGGGCTTTACCATTCAACAAAGACGGATGTATTTTGGGTCAATCCGAAGAGACCTTTGCCAACTGCTTTTAAATTGTTTACTGGTTGGTTTCTCTCTTCGCACCTTTAATCGTCTTATAGGAAACAATTTCTTAAGGCACAATATATATCTATCTGCAATTTACAAAACATAGTGCTTTTACAATTTGCAATGGTTATTCTTAAGCCATTAGTCAAACAATGACATTTTAGAGTCCGTTTGGATTGACATATTTGAGCTTATCTTCTGATATAAGTATTTGCGAGAGTATTTGAAAGAACTTGTAGAAACAGCTAATGACAGTGGATAAGCTGTTTTTAGCTTATTTATTGCTTAGTTATATAGTAATAGTTTGCTTTTCAAAGTTTTTTTGTTGACTTATTGTAGCTTAATTTCAGGTTCAGCATGGATGGTTCTATCGCACGATTTCGTGGAATACGTTATATGGGGTTGGGATAATCTACCAAGAACCCTTCTAATGTACTACACAAACTTTCTCTCATCGCCCGAAGGCTACTTCCAAACTGTCGCGTGCAATGTGCCAGAGTTATCTAAAACGATCGTTAACACGGACCTGCATTATATTTCATGGGACATGCCTCCTAAACAGCACCCTCACGTCCTTAACATAAACGACACGGACAAAATGATCGCGAGCGGAGCCGCCTTCGCTAGAAAATTCAAACAAGACGATCCGGCCATGGAATTGATCGATAAAAAATATCTACGTAAGCGAAACGGATTATTCACATTTGGTGGTTGGTGTTCTGGTAAACCAAAATGTACCGAGGTCGGTAACGTTTATAAGCTCAAACCCGGTCCGGGGGCTCAAAGGCTTCAACAACTTCTAGCTGGATTAACATCTAAGGCTAAATCTGGTGAGGATCAATGTAAATAGATCCTATTTGGAATTTTCATGGTTATTCTTATGCTCCAAAGTATGTTGGAGTGAGGTTGAAGTGCaattgcatttcattcataatatAAGCTTGATGGTCATAAAAATCCAAGGCATTGATTTAGTCATAAAAGTACCTAAGATGGCATGAGGAATTAAGGACCATCTTTCATTTTTGTAGGTCCTTTTACATAGAGGTTATATGATTTTTTGGAAGCATCATGGTCAAGGGATTTTATAGTTGttttttttccatcatttttgTTACTTTATACACATGAATCATATGATCTTTATGCTTTTCTATAGACAAAAAAATGATTGGAGCATTTGTTTTAGGCTCAAATGGCCATAATCTATGCAAGCTATTTATTAAATTATCATTAGGGTATTCACTGTTCAGACCTGATCTGTTTTTTTAGTAAATTTTTGTTATTAAAAAGATAGAAGGGGacatggtttggtttggttccagTTGAATTGTTTCCTAGAAAAGGTCATACTTTTTTAACATAGACAAAGCTTGAGATGGTGGATAAGATCACGACTCTAAGTGTCATTATCTATTGCGTAGAGGATAAAGTTCTAAGGAAAGTCGTTAAGGAGATGACTAAGACTTTGATATGGATAAAATTTGAATAATTGTATATGATCAAGTCTTTGCCTCATATGTTGTGTCTGAAACAACAACTATACTCATTTTGAATGGTACAAAATAAATCTATAATAAAGCAGTTGACAAAATTTTATAAGACCGTTAGTGATTTAAGGTGAAGATAGACGATGAGGATAAAACTTTACTCTAATTAAACTTATTACCTAGACCATTTTAACAATTCAAGGATGCTCTTCTTTATGATAAGGAAGGTAGtattactttggatgaagtcTAAACGATTGTGAGATTCAAGAAACTTTCAAAGGTGAAAGATTTAAATATTCACGATAGTGATGAAGACTTGAGTGTCTTAAGAGGACCAAGTGAGTGTAGAGAGATGTTGAAATCAAATAGATTTTACAAGTCAAGGTTAAAATGATTCACTTGTCATAAAATTGGTCACTTCATGAGGAATTTCCCGAGAGGAGGGGCAATGATGATTCTATTTAGATTACAATTGGCTCAAATAAGGATAATTATGAAAGTATTAGTGATGTTGAGTTTAGAGACTAAAGAGATTTGGATCATGGACTCAAATTGCTCTTATCTTATGTGTCCAAGAAAAGAATACTTTGAGACTTTGAAGGTGGAGGAAGATGGAGTAGTTCGCCTGGGTGACAATAAGACTTGCAGGGTTCGTGGTATTGGGACGATCATACTTTAAATGTTCGATGTTTATGAGTTTTTTCTTTAAAACTTTAGGTATGTTAAGAGCTCAGTTAAAATTTGTTATCCATAAGCATGTTTTATGATTTAGTCTATTGGAGTAGAGTTGAACACGGGGTGTTGAAGATTTCACATGGTGAATTGGTCATGACTAAAAGATCTAAAATATGTGAGTTATATTTTTAGAATGTTccaatgatttttttattcatcAGCAGCTAGTAAAGACTTCATGACAAGAACAAGAATGAGATTTAAGGTCATGTCATGGTGGATGCCCGAAGGTTGTTTCATAGCACTTTATTGAGTTTTGCAAGAGATAAGGGATAAAAATGCATTTGACTGTTGAGTTGTCATAGTTGTTTTGGGTAAGGTTGATGTCAAAACAGCTTACCTGGTCACCATTCATAAGAATAGACTTCCAGATACCTAATGTGGTTTGTAGTAGAAAACCTAAAATCTACACTTATTCAAATGTCATCAAAAACTTTGCTTATTAATTAAATCAAGTTAATTCAACTTGATTGTAAAGCTGAAGATTGCATCTTAAATGACTGTCTAAGAGATGGTAAGAGTTGTGAGTTGTGGAAAATAGAACTTAGAGGATCAAAGTTTATCATTCATAGATGTATTACTTTCAGTAAGTCATGTTCAGGGAGAACGAGTAAAGACATGGAGATAAAACTTTTAGAAACTATGGCGGATAATATTTAGTTTAAAGTTGAGGTTTTTACTATGCATACTAGTAGTAGTGAGAGGTTAGAGGACGATTACATAGGCATCTGATTATTATTTGTTTTGTAATAACATATGGAGGGAGATGATATTATCTTAAATGAACGTTTATGCTGACATTAAATGTTATACTTTGAATATGGCTGAAGAGTTGTAAAACTCATAAATATGGTTCTTCATGGAGACATCTGAAGGTAAGTAAAGTCAAATATGTTCGAAGAATTATGCTTTGGAGTTTGTTAGATTACCTATAGGAGTGAGAATAGGCCAgaccgactaacaggggcctacggcctagCCTACACAGGCCTAGCTCAGGCCAGACTTTTTTttcaaatagaaaaggcctaggctttttaaaaagcctatttagctaaaaaggttAGGCCATAGGCCATACAAAAAGCCTCTTAAGTCTAGTAGGCTGAcctatttaaatatatatgaataattttatcattattattatattgtattcataatttaaattaaaatacgaAAATCAAGCTTAGTCAATTTGATGAACGAATGAAAATCAACTGCAAAAactttatgaacaatgtcataagttattttcttaagttctcttaaacaaatagtatcaaaaaatttatgttaatcgATTAACTTGAATAAGTCAACGCAAATAAGCATTTAGTTTTGtcgatcttttaatttgttagtctatttaaacattagttaagttttttatttacaaatgctcaaataaaataggcttttatgtaggctcttAGGCTGAACAGGTCTTCGAAAAGGTCAGACTTAGGGCTAAAAATAAGTCTTTGATAGACCACAGGCCAGACTTAGACTTTAGAATTTTTGACAGGTCAGACTCAGAATTGGCAAAGCCTAACTCGGCCCAgtctattcccacccctaattaCCTAATAAATAGGAAAATATGGTCAgaaaaaaataattgcaaatgGGGATATCAAGGTTCAAGTATTACTTTAAATTAAGATAAACAATATATTGTAATATATTGTGTGATTATTTATTATCTTCTTACAAAATACTTTAAATTATTCTATCCATTTTACTCAAAAGATTAATAAGTGCCGATATAAATA includes these proteins:
- the LOC131627993 gene encoding beta-glucuronosyltransferase GlcAT14A-like is translated as MVMTMGILNMEKKWLFPLFVTSAFCVLFLATSFNMGLVSSIHSINSLFFLPLHTHRNQNSSLVFVERKISPAPAPVKPSIPRFAYLISGSKGDLEKLWRTLHALYHPLNHYVLHLDLESPLEERLELASRVEKQHIFSEVKNVFVISKANMVTYRGPTMVANTLHACAILLKRSKDWDWFINLSASDYPLVTQDDLLYSFSNLDRSLNFIDHTSRLGWKLDKRAMPLIIDPGLYHSTKTDVFWVNPKRPLPTAFKLFTGSAWMVLSHDFVEYVIWGWDNLPRTLLMYYTNFLSSPEGYFQTVACNVPELSKTIVNTDLHYISWDMPPKQHPHVLNINDTDKMIASGAAFARKFKQDDPAMELIDKKYLRKRNGLFTFGGWCSGKPKCTEVGNVYKLKPGPGAQRLQQLLAGLTSKAKSGEDQCK